Sequence from the Fusobacterium periodonticum ATCC 33693 genome:
TAGAGAACATTGAATTAGACTTTTTAGAAAGTGATGAAGATTATTTAGAAGTTGTTCCCCAATCTTCACAACTTTCAGAGAAACAAAATAAGAACTTAAGAGAAGCATTTAAAAAAGCAAATTTATCACAAAATTTTTATTTACTAAATATAGATAATAAAAAAGTAAAAGTTGTAGTAAATAGAGAGCTAAAAGATGCCTTAAAAGTTGTAAAAAGCAATGAAAAAATAAGTAAAAAAGATTTTGTAAAAAGAGAATCTCCAATCTTTGAGGATATTGATTCTGAAATTGTTGAATTTAATTATGGCCCAAGAGTTATAGGTTTAGGATACTTAAATTATAGACCATCTCCTGCTCCAAATATGTCAGAGATGGATTGGTTCACAAAAGAATTTCCTAAAATTATGACAGATACACCTATTACCTTAAAACCTGAATATTTAAACTATATGCAAGATAAGTTTAATAATTTAGATGAGTTTGAAGAAACTGAATTAAAATTTAATCTTGAAGGTGAAGAAAAAAAATTATTTATATCGAAGGAAAATTTAGCTAACGAAATAAAGAAATTAGAAAATTCTATAAAGGATATAACAGACTATAACAAATCAAAAGCATTGGATGAAATAATTGAATTGGCAGAAGCTGATAACTATAGTCAAGATTATATTGCATATAAAGGAAATTATATAAAAAAATTTGATAAAAATGTCGCTGAACAATATAGAGATGATTTAAGAGCAATTGAAATTAAAAAAAGAGAAGAGAAAAAACATACTACAAAAGAGCAAGAGAAAGTTTTAATTCCAAAAGATAATATTGAAAACCTAGATTATATTGAAGATATGGAAAAAATAACTGAAGAAGAGGTTGAACTTCCTAGTTCTCTCAAATATTCAGATGGTATAGAATTAAAAGAACATCAAAAAGAAGGTCTTTTAAGAATGCAGTCTCTATATAAAAAGTCAAATGTTAATGGTTTACTGCTTTGTGATGATATGGGATTGGGAAAAACTATACAAATACTCTCTTTCTTAGCTTGGTTAAAAGAAAAAGAAGCTTTAAGACCTTCATTACTAATAATGCCTACTTCTTTGATAACAAATTGGTATGATGAGAAGAATATAGGTGAAATTCAAAAATTCTTTTTAGATGACACATTTAAAGTAAAAATACTAGATGGAAAAAAATCAAGAGATGAAATTTCTGAGTTGAGAAACTATGATTTAGTACTGACATCTTATGAATCCCTAAGAATAAACCATAAAGAAACAGGTTATATTGAGTGGAAAGTTGTAGTTTGTGATGAAGCACAAAAGATGAAAAATCCTAAAACACTTTTAACCACAGCAGTTAAAACACAAAATGCACTTTTTAAAATAGCTTGTAGTGCAACACCTATAGAAAATACTGTTGTAGACCTATGGTGTTTAACAGACTTTGTTAAGCCTGGTCTATTAGAAACTCAAAAAGATTTTGAAAAAAAATACATGAAACCTTTATCTGCAAGTGATATAAATGACGAAAAAAGACAAGAAATTAACAATAAATTAAGTGATCTCTTGGGAGAATTTTACTTGAGAAGGGAAAAAGAAAAAGTTCTAACATCAGATTTTCCAAAAAAAATAGTTATATATGATAAAATAAAACCTTCAAGTCAACAAGAAGATATAATAGAAAAGTTAAAAAATACTGGAAAAGCTGCACTAGCTATAATTCAAGGAATGATAATGACTTGTAGCCATCCACAACTAGTAGATAGAGATGTAGATGAAGTTCCTCTTGGAAGCGAAGAAAGTTTAATAGAAGAAGCGTACAAACTAGAACATATTTATACTATATTGACAGAAGTTAAAAAGAAAAATGAAAAAGCCATTATTTTTACAAAATATAAGAAAATGCAAAAAATCTTATGGAATGTTATAAAATATTGGTTTGATATAGAAGTTGGTATAGTAAATGGAGATGCAGACAAAACTTCAAGAAGAAGAATATTAGACGATTTTAGAAAAAAAGAAGGTTTTAATGTTATAATCTTATCTCCAGAAGCAGCAGGAGTCGGACTTAATATTGTTGAAGCAAATCATGTTATTCATTATACTAGGCATTGGAATCCTGCAAAAGAAGAGCAAGCTACAGATAGAGCATATAGGATAGGACAAAAAAAAGATGTATATGTTTATTATCCTATTATCTCTAATGTTGAAAAAATAGAAAGAGATGAATATCGGACTGTTGATGAGTGGATAAGAAAACAATTGGAAATAGATATGACTGATAGTTCTCCTGAAGAAAAATTAAATAGAATCATTGTAAAAAAGAAAAGAATGCTTAAAGATTTCTTCTTGACTTGTGGTGGAGAATTTGATGATGATATGACCAAAGAATTCGCAGCTATGTCAAATGAAGTTGGAAAAGATTTAAGTATTGAAGTTATTGATAATATTGACCATATGGAATTTGAAAAATTGGCAGTAGTATTATTGGAAAAAGAATTTAATAGTAAATATGGTCTAGTAACTGTTAAAAGTGGAGATAAAGGAATAGATGGAGTTATTTTTTCAGAAAGAGGAAATATTCTTATCCAAACAAAGCACACAAAAAGGTTAGATTCTAATGCTGCTGGAGACTTATTTAGAGGTGAAAAATTTTACTCTGATGAGTTAAATAAGGACTTTCCTAAACTAATAGTTTTTACTTCAGCCTCTAAAAATAATATAAGTGAAGATATTAAACAATTAGAGAAAATGGGAAAAGTAGAAATATATTATCGAGAAAAAGTTACAGAGTTATTAAATAAATATCCTACTAAAATAACTGAATTGATAGATAGAGATAAAAGATATTCTATTGAAGATATAAAAAATTATATAATAGATATACATATATAATCTAGTTGTTTTTATTTTCAAAAAAAAGCCATTAAAACTAATAATTAAATTTATTAATTTTTAATGGTTTTTTTATTTTTTATTAACACAAATTTAAGAAAATATGTTATAATTTTTAAATACAAAAAAGTAAAAGGGGATATAAGAGAATGGTAGAAGCATTTAAAATAGTTGGTGGTAACAAAATAGCTGGAGAATTAAAAGTTGATGGTTCAAAAAACTCAACACTTCCAATAATGATAGCAACATTAGTTGAGAAAGGAACTTATATTTTAAGAAATGTTCCTGATTTAAGAGATATTAGAACTCTGGTTGCACTCTTGGAAAGTTTAGGATTGGAAGTAGAAAAATTAGATGCTAATTCATATAAAATAATAAACAATGGACTTAGTGGAGCAGAAGCAAGTTATGATTTAGTTAAGAAAATGAGAGCTTCATTTTTAGTAATGGGTGGAATGCTTGCTATTGAAAAAAGAGGAAAAGTTGCTCTACCTGGTGGTTGTGCAATAGGAGCAAGACCTGTTGACTTACACTTAAAAGGTTTTGAAGCTCTAGGAGCTAAAATAAATATAGAACATGGATATGTTGAAGCTACAACAGAAAATGGATTAGTTGGTGGAAATATAGTCCTTGATTTTCCAAGTGTTGGAGCAACAGAAAATATAATAATGGCAGCTGTTAAAGCTAAAGGAAAAACTATTTTAGAAAATGCTGCTAAAGAACCTGAAATAGAAGACTTATGTAACTTCTTAATAAAAATGGGAGCTAAAATAACTGGTGTTGGAACAAGCAGACTTGAAATTGATGGAGTGGAAAAATTAACTGCTTGTGAATATACTATAATTCCAGATAGAATAGTTGCAGGAACATATATAATAGCTTCTATCCTATTTGATGGAAGTATAAAAGTTTCTGGAATAGTTCCAGAACATCTATCAAGTTTCCTATTAAAAT
This genomic interval carries:
- a CDS encoding SNF2-related protein; the encoded protein is MGIIERLFKKTKETDKKLKLSLEYGEKYIKIILKIGDKTISLKDLKDEVDISSLSKSDIFEVDENGDTLLLDYDEIYSLDRSTLKLLKLPSFFPGIVYIDNKGYFGSSKVEFSYKISFGLDEYHIVNANYVESISSSERYILTKEQYDLIKLINQYNNDDSKNKEANEQYKMLNAIKDVSHKTNLLLNETIKKEDDLVLLENIELDFLESDEDYLEVVPQSSQLSEKQNKNLREAFKKANLSQNFYLLNIDNKKVKVVVNRELKDALKVVKSNEKISKKDFVKRESPIFEDIDSEIVEFNYGPRVIGLGYLNYRPSPAPNMSEMDWFTKEFPKIMTDTPITLKPEYLNYMQDKFNNLDEFEETELKFNLEGEEKKLFISKENLANEIKKLENSIKDITDYNKSKALDEIIELAEADNYSQDYIAYKGNYIKKFDKNVAEQYRDDLRAIEIKKREEKKHTTKEQEKVLIPKDNIENLDYIEDMEKITEEEVELPSSLKYSDGIELKEHQKEGLLRMQSLYKKSNVNGLLLCDDMGLGKTIQILSFLAWLKEKEALRPSLLIMPTSLITNWYDEKNIGEIQKFFLDDTFKVKILDGKKSRDEISELRNYDLVLTSYESLRINHKETGYIEWKVVVCDEAQKMKNPKTLLTTAVKTQNALFKIACSATPIENTVVDLWCLTDFVKPGLLETQKDFEKKYMKPLSASDINDEKRQEINNKLSDLLGEFYLRREKEKVLTSDFPKKIVIYDKIKPSSQQEDIIEKLKNTGKAALAIIQGMIMTCSHPQLVDRDVDEVPLGSEESLIEEAYKLEHIYTILTEVKKKNEKAIIFTKYKKMQKILWNVIKYWFDIEVGIVNGDADKTSRRRILDDFRKKEGFNVIILSPEAAGVGLNIVEANHVIHYTRHWNPAKEEQATDRAYRIGQKKDVYVYYPIISNVEKIERDEYRTVDEWIRKQLEIDMTDSSPEEKLNRIIVKKKRMLKDFFLTCGGEFDDDMTKEFAAMSNEVGKDLSIEVIDNIDHMEFEKLAVVLLEKEFNSKYGLVTVKSGDKGIDGVIFSERGNILIQTKHTKRLDSNAAGDLFRGEKFYSDELNKDFPKLIVFTSASKNNISEDIKQLEKMGKVEIYYREKVTELLNKYPTKITELIDRDKRYSIEDIKNYIIDIHI
- the murA gene encoding UDP-N-acetylglucosamine 1-carboxyvinyltransferase; its protein translation is MVEAFKIVGGNKIAGELKVDGSKNSTLPIMIATLVEKGTYILRNVPDLRDIRTLVALLESLGLEVEKLDANSYKIINNGLSGAEASYDLVKKMRASFLVMGGMLAIEKRGKVALPGGCAIGARPVDLHLKGFEALGAKINIEHGYVEATTENGLVGGNIVLDFPSVGATENIIMAAVKAKGKTILENAAKEPEIEDLCNFLIKMGAKITGVGTSRLEIDGVEKLTACEYTIIPDRIVAGTYIIASILFDGSIKVSGIVPEHLSSFLLKLEEMGAKFKIEGDKLEVLSKLSDLKPVKVTTMPHPGFPTDLQSPMMTLMCLVNGVSEIKETIFENRFMHVPELNRMGAKIEIDSSTAKITGVENFSSAEVMASDLRAGASLILAALKANGESLVNRIYHVDRGYENFEEKFKALEANIERIKTEA